One genomic window of Aethina tumida isolate Nest 87 chromosome 3, icAetTumi1.1, whole genome shotgun sequence includes the following:
- the LOC109603138 gene encoding crustapain-like, whose product MKTVLVLLMAILAVNSLAIDEQWMQFKKDHNKLYRSVADEEQHFKTFQANLKKFEEHNKRYEAGEVTWFMKVTKFADMTSEEIAEYNGWKNYKTPTFEGLNITTLRADNIKDEIPGIFDWRDRGGITEVRDQGGCGSCWAFCAICSLENRYFIVHSQTKISLSEQQLIDCSRNYNNNGCNGGYPPNAYNYIAQNDINRLEDYPYAGVDQNCRADGGKNVNVHLTGIVTIPEDDEESLRYATYIQGAMNVGIHATDNFMHYGGGLFDDPTCNKYDRNHCVTVVGYGRENDQDFWAVKNSWGPGWGEGGYIKMARKKDGQCGIAMTCFSPQLEG is encoded by the exons ATGAAAACCGTCTTAGTATTATTAATGGCCATTTTGGCTGTCAATTCCTTAGCAATTGACGAACAATGGATGCAATTCAag AAAGACCACAACAAGCTCTACAGAAGCGTAGCCGATGAAGAACAACACTTCAAAACCTTCCAAGCTAACTTGAAAAAATTCGAGGAACATAACAAAAGGTACGAAGCCGGAGAAGTGACATGGTTCATGAAAGTAACCAAGTTCGCTGACATGACGTCGGAGGAAATAGCCGAGTACAACGGTTGGAAGAATTACAAAACGCCAACGTTTGAGGGACTAAACATAACTACCTTAAGGGCCGACAATATCAAAGACGAGATTCCCGGAATTTTCGATTGGAGGGACCGCGGTGGTATCACTGAAGTGAGGGACCAAGGTGGCTGTGGAAGTTGTTGGGCCTTCTGTGCT ATTTGTTCGTTGGAGAATCGTTACTTCATCGTCCACAGTCAAACCAAGATTTCTCTAAGCGAGCAACAATTGATTGATTGCTCAAGGAATTACAACAACAACGGTTGCAACGGTGGCTACCCTCCTAACGCGTACAACTACATTGCACAAAATGACATCAACAGGTTGGAAGATTATCCATACGCAGGTGTCGACCAAAACTGCAGAGCTGATGGCGGAAAGAACGTCAACGTTCACCTTACCGGAATTGTCACCATTCCCGAAGACGATGAAGAGAGTTTGAGGTACGCCACTTATATACAAGGTGCCATGAACGTCGGTATTCATGCTACCGATAATTTTATGCATTACGGCGGTGGACTTTTTGACGATCCCACTTGCAACAAGTACGACAGGAATCACTGCGTGACCGTCGTCGGCTACGGAAGGGAGAATGACCAGGACTTCTGGGCGGTCAAAAATTCCTGGGGCCCCGGATGGGGCGAAGGTGGCTACATCAAAATGGCCAGGAAGAAGGACGGGCAATGCGGTATTGCTATGACTTGCTTCTCTCCACAACTTGAGGGATAA